The following is a genomic window from Candidatus Krumholzibacteriia bacterium.
CCTCGGCGATCCTGCTCTTTCTCGGCGCATTTCATGTGGCCCGGAAAGTGCCGGAACGCAAGGTGCTGAACGCCTTCCTTGTCGGGGTCTTTCTCGCCCTTCTCCATCTGAAGTTTGTCGGTGAGATTCAAGCCTTTCCCTTCTTTCTGGATCTCAGTCGAACCCTTCTATTGGCCTTTCTTGGTGGAATGACGGGAGCAAGAAAGTGAGCCGCATTGCTTTGTTGATGGGCGGCGAGAGCGCCGAGAGGGAGATCAGCCTCCTCAGTGGTCGGGCGGTGGGCGATGCCCTTCGCGGGATCGGACACGAGGTTCGTGAGCTGGATCCGGCCCACGAGGATCTTGCCCTGGCGCAGGGTTGCGACCTGGTTTTCGTGGCACTTCACGGAGGCGAAGGAGAGAACGGAACCCTTCAGGCCAGACTCGGGGAACTCGGCCTTGCCTATACGGGAAGCGGCCCGGCTGCCAGTCGCCTGGCGATGGACAAGAGCGAAAGCAAGAGGATTGCCGCCGGGGAGGGGATTCAGTCGCCCGCAGGTTTTCTGCAACATTACACTGCTGCGGAGCTGGCCAGCCCTGCCACGATTCTCGACCTGAGGGCAAGAATCGAGAGCGAAATCGGTTATCCGGCTGTGGCAAAACCGAACCGGGAGG
Proteins encoded in this region:
- a CDS encoding DUF3792 family protein encodes the protein MREIRFLRILLTALAVTVISIGIVTLVITGYGMKLAVESGGTPDQAMIETFVAKHASWMGSVSSAILLFLGAFHVARKVPERKVLNAFLVGVFLALLHLKFVGEIQAFPFFLDLSRTLLLAFLGGMTGARK